The genomic interval gcTGCAAACTAACACTGTGACTAAAGATTGCGACGGAGGAGGCAGTCCACTCCAGGCCTCGGGCCTTGGGACCTTTGATCTTGAGCAGTATTTTAATGATATCTTAAATATGTTTAGTACGTAGCTACATAAGTGCCAGTTCAGAGTTGGAGGCCCtctaaaaaattaaacagtgaAGTTATGAATACCATACCTGCAGGATGAttagctaactcagtgtctaacaccgAATGATAGacaccgagctcattttttaatccattgaaggtcatctattaaaatatattttattatcacgcagtgaagcagcaatgtagaacaaCCAACCATCCTCGATGGATATTATTCActattagacactgagttagcgaatcacctagctgCTGACACTGAATAATAGCACCGGGCTCGTTAGacattgaaagaaagaaagaaagaaattggttggttggttatacattgctgcttcactgaatgataatattaaaattaattaatacatttattaaatGTTTGTTTGTTCTTCCTTCATGCCCTAACAGAGCAACCAATCGAATTGATTTTTGGCTAtgccgtaaaatcaaagagttcccacgggatttataaaaatcgaAATTCAAGTGGTCTTGACATGACTCAGCCCAAGAACACCTGGGAATCTgggatacctacttattttttacaGCAGAACGGTGATAAGGAATTTAAATAGAAAGGACGGAACGTTGGAATTTAATTTGGAGAAACcgaatttaaatttgaaaatttattttttcgatAAATAAGTCTGTCACCGGAGTAGGCACACACCGACTGAATAATTTAAAGCTTTCGTTTTATGAATCTTCTCTCTTCTGAATCTTCATCTACTTACCCACCATATATTAAACTaggcttatgcccacgacttcatccgcgtggactacacaaatttttaataaacccaactatgggttgaattttcaaaaatcttttgttAGCGCatatttacgtcataatagcgatctgcatgccaaatagaccgatccgtcgagtagtttgcgttgatagatcagtcagtcagtcaccttttccttttatatacttactagcatatagctcgttcacacagactgcgtaagcgttgcgtaaccGTAGACTTAgcacgtaccattgcgttgtaatgtattgATCTGTATGAAACATGACACACCGCTTGTGTAAAGCGTGGActtatgcgtaacccggtgtgttagaggtttacgcgcgtcactacgcacatgTAACGTGCATcaacgcaattggtgtgaatcggcctttatgcCCACGATTACCATTGaacccccttagggattgaattttcaaaaatcctttcttagcggatgtctacgtcataatagctagaTCTGCGTGCtagcccgatccgttcagtagtttgggCTGCTAGTCGATAGATcaggcagtcagtcagtcagtttatccttttatacttatatattataacCTAGCTACCCACGACTTCGCACGGTTAGCttgttacaattttcgtagggatctctatttttttaaactaaaatatctcaTTAAAATAcaagaagcctatgtcactcaggaataatgtagctttctagtaaaaatttataacacccccgacaagtgaaggttacagtaactagaaaagaactgataactttcaaacggctgaaccgattttcttggattatagctaagaacactcttcatcaagccacctttcaaagaaaaaaaaaactagatcaaaatcagttcattagtttaggaactacgatgacacagactgatacacaagtcaaacttataacacccctctttttgggtcggggttagtAATAACAAAACTGAGAATATTAGGTAATAAGAGAGAGAGAATAAACCGAAGAATTTGATCATAGCAtttcaataacaaaatattattatcaagatTATCGGCCAATGTTATTTTCAGTTACGCTATTCGCGTAGACTGCTACGAGAAGTTGTTGTTGCCTTTGTTAAAATGTCTTAAGTGCTGAAAAAATTTTACGAGACATTCCACCGCGATTAATAAATAGCCTAACCTGGTGACAGAAGATCTGGCTAATTTTTTGcacaaaggatcagcctggctgtccagcgcaggaatgcagccagtattcttggcaccattccgcgcgggcatgatttgtactgTAATAAGATAAGACTAGCTTTAAGttgtattataaaattttcaataaaaatataagttggTATcttggaatagaatagaatagaattttattcaaataaacttttacaagtgcttttgaatcgtcaaataatttaccactggttcggaattccgttcctaccgagaagaaccagcaagaaactcggcggttgctcttttcaattgttcagtttaccataatattctatactatacaagcaattgcaaacccgcgcattgctggagcgagtcaaatccatgcttttttatcatttacataatcttcgattgtgtaatatgcttttgccaggagcatacttttaatggattttttaaacttttgtaaaggcaagtctaatattgactgtggaattttattataaaggaattttattttattataggaAAAAAAAGAATGAGAACAAGAAGGTATTACATATATTACTAACGATCCGTAGTACATTACACGAGCGCGTGGAACAATACCAGCGCGAGCTTGCACTACTATCGTAGGGCAGACGCGACTTTTATAACTCGTAGTATAAGTGACACTCCGTTACTACCTACAAGTAAATAGAACAGAGGAATATCATTACATAgcctctattttatttatttttataaattgagAAAATGAAAACATCaagttcttattatttttcccacgtgataaagtaaatattttttgtctgtTCTATGTAATCGTTAGCCTCATTTCATCTATAAACATGATGAGCCGATGGTCTAATTTTACCTCTTACTAAATTAGAGACGACtcacggtaggtacctacttgagaCACCAAACATAGGGAAAAATTCCTTAATAAGGTACTGTGGGTACATTTCATTTGACGAGGcacggtaagtacctacttggttGATACAAAACCAAAGGTAAAAAACAAtcacttaagtacctacctacctaatataatacctacattGTGATACGAGGGCGGAAAGTAGGTTATTAAAATATGGCCGTATTTACTAAATGTACCCAACTACTTAGTTATCTAAATAACAAAACTCCGTGCTAGAAaactttttgaaataaaaagttaaagatttaggtacctactgagttttaaaaaaaatacaaaaaaattgctttCGTGTTCTAAATTTCACTTACAAGCCATGTTTAAACATACGCATTGAAAGTGCATTTTACGAGGAAATGTATTGAAAATTACTATTAACCAACAATATGTAGGTACCCAACTAATGgccctcataagaaagctcaaagtCTGCACTTAGCGGGCGAAGGAACAAAGTTTCTGTACGTGattaaattagaaatgaggagatccgtagaagaaccaaaaCAACCGGCATAGCTCAGTGGGTTGccaagctgaagtgacaatgggcagAAGGCTGATAGCCCGAATTTGGGGTCCAACGAGCTTGAATGGCAACTTATCACCGAAAAGCGCAGCATTGACAGACCTGCCACTAGgcggacagacgacatcaaacgaatcgcagggagccgctggattcaggcgccgcaagaccctacaagagacctggcCATGTGGGCAtgatctatcggttgatgatgagaCGATGACatagataattaataatgataaaGCCACAAGTCCTTTCATAAAGTTACCCCAAAATTGTGATGCCATAGTAGAAAAACCCCGATTAAAAAGTTCTGTTTTAAGAAGGCTGTTTTCCTTTTCCTcgattgaaaataatttaaaaacctttgaaaacacctaattcaacaaaatatacctccctattacaaattattaattgcaattttttttaatggaatcATAAAAACTCCCGTTATTATACCAATGTTACCTGTTTTTACTGTAAACACTCTCAAAGGTAAACacagacttcgtctgtggtgacgtttgctggcgcgcgtgcggtgcttttttggagtgtttttttgtgagaagtggccggtttttgtgttctgctggtgtttattggtggtggaactgactgggaagcgttctaaaggggcgccgcgcgtatgtcggcgggcgccggcacagacgaagtccatacttatacatatagtttccctaacttgtaaataactacactagcggcacgctatgatggccggtttgacacattacaatagtgatgtggaatgtcaatttattctcgaacaaaaaacaattaagttttgtttttgtacctgattaaataggtttaataaaacaacgcgtatgtcggcaggcgccggcgcagacggagtccatacttgtacttgtataaattcaataacttgaaaatatcacaaacttgtcattggctaatcagagtaaagccagatttaaaaaaaaaaaaaaaaaaaaaaaaaaaaaaaaacttgacattggctaatctgtgtaaagccagacgagaaaaaaaaactaaacacaCCATGGACCTACTCAACCTACTGATGAATCGTCATGACATTTGAcaatgacattgacatttacATTTATTGGGTTGGAAATAATTGGttgaatgtataaaaataaaacaaaataagagtCCCAAAGTATATAAATCATTGTATTTTTAGTGTTGTGTtgtaataataagtaagtaacttAAAGTAATTTACTAAATATTGTGTAACTGTATTTTCAACTAAACAACTGAGCTAACAATATCCGTAATCAATGCCCTACATTTTGATCAGAGGTAATCTCGCATCGTACGGGCATAAAAACCCTTGGCGTGTATTGGTGTCCGGCTTAAAAGGTAGATTTTGTGgacataatacctacttaatcagtTTATCTAAAAATGAGAAATACTTACGTccacttaatttaattataacgtaggtacttaactacGCATTGCTAATCGGGTCAAGTTCTCATTTTTATGTAAacacgttataatattatatggtgCAGCTATGAATGATTACTTAGTATATTAATACCTTTGTTCGCTTAAATAGCTGGTGACATAGAGCAACTTAAAAGATTTGCATGCGGTGGATATAGTGACGACTCCACGATTGTTTATCTGCAACATCCTTGCGTAATACTCAGCGCTTTAGAGGTAAATACTGTTTACTTAATCATGTATACTTTACTGATAATGACAgataacaaaatcaataaattacaGGTGCTAGGTTATAAAGTTGTTGCTTCAAGTTCAACAGCAGTGAAACAAGACTATAATGAGTATATGTGGACTATGAGAAAAGAGTTTTCTGAACCTGAACCTTCTATAATTGTTGAACAAGACAATATAACAAACTTCAGTAAAGAGGCTATGCACTATCAACATTCTAACAAGGACGAAGAGGTCTAAACATATcaagtaattataatttttagaatTGCATATAATTGAAAAAATGGAAACAAAAGGTAGTAAAAATGTTTCAGCAAGCAATTTGACCACCATACCTATAACAGAAGATAGTGTTGTTTATGTTGCAGTCAAAGGTTCCTTGCATTCTCAGGATTGTTCAGCATTTGCTTTGGGACAGGAGGAAATAAAAGCTCTTGTCAAAAGATTCCCAGGCTCTGGTTCTGATGTTGTCAATGGAATAACAATAAAGACAAATGTCCTTCAAGCTATAAATGCTTTGGCACAGTTGGGTTATAAAATTGTTTCTAGTACTGGGGAGGCTGAGATTACTTGGACGCTGCAGAGAGAAATATAACTATATTCCCTTCATCTGAAAACATATTTACTattcatgttttatttattgttataaattatttaaaaatggaCCATAAAGATGTTTGTAACCATTTAAATTGCAATGCCACTAATGCGAATGAGTCGGTACGACAGACATTATCAGAAATGGATTGGGAAAGGGGCATATGGAATGCAGGTATGTgttatttgtataattttataaaccAAAAATGAGAAATGttaccttttaaaaaaaaaaagaatagtattcttgtttttagagttccataatCCATACCTCAATGAAAAATTGGAACCCCtactaggatcactttgtcatCCTTGTTTGATTCTTCTCAGAAATGGGTTGGATCATAATGTATGCTCGGTGCATGAGTCTGACTGACTCACTTGgcctggtttttttttaattcttaaatGAGTGCAAATATATTTACTCCATCCATCCATCTCAAATAAACatcaataaaaatcaaatcTTCACAGCTTTTTCAGGAGAAAAAGACAGAGTTCAGTCGCTGATTAGTAAGGCCAGGAATCCAAAGGACCTTGTTAACTGTCTGGACAACTCTGGCTACACTGCATTGCATTATGCTGCACGCAATGGGCACGTAGATATCTGCAGTATTTTGATTGAAAATGGGGCATGTATAAATGCCCAAACTAGAAGTGGAAAAGCCACACCTTTACATAAGGCAGCTGCAGCAggttagatattttatttgtcataaTATTGGGCTATAAAAGATGATAAAATGGCATTTTACACAGTA from Maniola jurtina chromosome 1, ilManJurt1.1, whole genome shotgun sequence carries:
- the LOC123873242 gene encoding uncharacterized protein LOC123873242, which encodes MPYILIRGNLASYGHKNPWRVLVSGLKAGDIEQLKRFACGGYSDDSTIVYLQHPCVILSALEVLGYKVVASSSTAVKQDYNEYMWTMRKEFSEPEPSIIVEQDNITNFSKEAMHYQHSNKDEEV
- the LOC123873042 gene encoding ankyrin repeat domain-containing protein 39 isoform X1, whose amino-acid sequence is MDHKDVCNHLNCNATNANESVRQTLSEMDWERGIWNAAFSGEKDRVQSLISKARNPKDLVNCLDNSGYTALHYAARNGHVDICSILIENGACINAQTRSGKATPLHKAAAAGKAETVRYLIQHGAQLNLQDADGKTALHKVVEHKKHGLVNVLLEACPKLRDIKDNKGNLAIA
- the LOC123873042 gene encoding ankyrin repeat domain-containing protein 39 isoform X2: MDHKDVCNHLNCNATNANESVRQTLSEMDWERGIWNAGEKDRVQSLISKARNPKDLVNCLDNSGYTALHYAARNGHVDICSILIENGACINAQTRSGKATPLHKAAAAGKAETVRYLIQHGAQLNLQDADGKTALHKVVEHKKHGLVNVLLEACPKLRDIKDNKGNLAIA